AGTAGATCAGAAAGTGGCAGAACTGCTTTCTCAAATGACACTGGAAGAAAAAGTAGGGCAGATGGTGCAGTACAGCGGATTTGAATATGCTACCGGACCTCAGCATTCCAATTCGGCCGCAGTTCTGGAAGAAATAAAAAAAGGAAAAGTAGGCTCTATGCTGAACGTTGCCGGAGCTGAAGAAACCAAAGCTTTCCAGAAATTAGCTGCTCAGTCAAGGCTTAAAATTCCTTTGTTGTTTGGACAGGATGTTATCCATGGCTACCGGACAACATTTCCGGTAAACCTGGGGCAGGCAGCGAGCTGGGATTTGAGAATGATAGAGAAATCAGAGAGAATAGCTGCTACAGAGGCTTCTGCTTACGGTATTCACTGGACTTTTGCTCCTATGGTAGACATTGCCAGAGACCCGAGATGGGGTAGAGTAATGGAAGGTTCCGGAGAAGATACCTATCTGGGTACTAAAATAGGTTTGGCAAGAATCAAAGGATTTCAAGGGAAGGGCTTAGGAAACATTGATGCTGTGATGGCCTGTGCAAAACATTTCGCAGCCTATGGAGCAGCAGTGGGCGGAAGAGACTACAATTCGGTTGATATGAGCCTCAGGCAGCTGAATGAAACCTATCTTCCTCCTTTCAAAGCCGCAGCAGAAGCAGGTGTCGCTACTTTTATGAACTCTTTCAATGATATCAACGGAATTCCGGCTACGGCCAGTAAGTATCTCCAGAGAGATCTTTTGAAAGGAAAATGGAATTATAAAGGATTTGTTGTTTCAGACTGGGGAAGCATAGGGGAAATGATTCCTCACGGCTATGCTAAAGATGCAGGTGAAGCCGCTGAAAGGGCAATTTTTGGCGGAAGTGATATGGATATGGAAAGCCGTGTATATATTGCAGAACTTCCAAAACTGGCCAAAGAAGGAAAAGTAGATCTTAAACTGATAGATGATGCAGCAGGAAGAATTTTAACCAAAAAATTCGAAATGGGACTTTTTGATGATCCTTACAGATTCAGTAATGAGAAAAGACAGAAAGAACAGACCGATAATCTGGAAAACAGGAAATTCGGAAGAGAATTTGGCTCAAAAAGCATTGTTCTTCTTAAAAATCAGGGAAATATACTGCCGCTTTCAAAAACAGTAAAAACTGTTGCTTTGATAGGCCCTTTTGGAAAAGAAACAGTGGCTAATCACGGATTCTGGTCGATAGCTTTTAAAGATGATAACCAAAGAATTGTATCACAGTTTGATGGAATTAAAAACCAGCTTGATAAAAACTCCACTTTATTATATGCAAAGGGTTGTAACGTTGATGATCAGGATAAAACTTTATTTGCGGAAGCCGTAGAAACTGCAAAAAAAGCAGATGTGGTAATTATGACTTTAGGAGAAGGCCATGCGATGAGTGGTGAAGCCAAAAGCAGAAGTAATATTGGCTTTTCCGGGGTTCAGGAAGACCTGTTGGTAGAAATTGCAAAAACAGGAAAACCTATTGTCCTGATGATCAATGCAGGAAGACCTTTGATTTTCAATTGGGCAGCGGATCATACTCCGGCTATCATTTATACATGGTGGCTGGGAACTGAAGCGGGAAATTCTATTGCCGATGTTCTCTTTGGAACCGTGAATCCGGGAGGAAAACTTCCCATGAGTTTTCCAAGAACTGAAGGGCAGATTCCGGTTTATTACAATCATTATAATACAGGAAGACCTGCGAAAAATAATACGGACAGGAATTATGTTTCAGCCTATATAGATCTTGATAACGATCCGAAATTTCCCTTCGGTTACGGTTTAAGCTATACAGATTTTAAATATTCCGATATGATTTTAAACTCAACAAATCTTAAAGGAAATCAGAAGCTTAACATCAGTGTTACAGTTTCCAACACGGGTCAATATGACGGTGATGAGGTAGTACAGCTTTACATCAGAGATCTTTTTGGAAAAGTAGTAAGACCGGTAAAAGAACTGAAAGGGTTTGAAAAAATATTTATCAAAAAAGGAGAAAGTAAAAAAATTGATTTTACATTAACCCCAGAAGACCTCAAATTCTTTGATGAGGATCTGAATTTTGACTGGGAAGGGGGAGAATTCGATATTATGGTCGGAACCAACTCCCAGAATGTGCAGACTAAAAGAATTAATTGGGTGAAGTAAATAGTCGAAAGGGCTGGTTTTGGGCCGCCATATATAAAAAAGATAAAATGCTTTAGTTAAAATCTGATAATCATAATAACATGAAAAATAAACTCCGGAATACCATCCAGTTTTGTGCAGCTGCAATAGTAGTACTGTCAGCTGTAAACTGTGCTTCAAACAAGGCAGATTCTGCAAGAAAACTGATATGGAGTGATGAGTTTAATGGAAAAGGGCTTCCGGATTCATTAAAATGGAATTATGACGTAGGGGGCAGCGGTTATGGAAACAGTGAAGCTCAGTTTTACACAAAAGACAGGCTTGAAAATGCCAGAATGGAAAACGGTAATCTTGTTATTGAGGCCAGAAAAGAAAACTGGGACAATAATAAATATACTTCAGCAAGGCTTTTAACCAAGGGTAAATTTTCTTTTCAGTATGGAACCATAGAAGTCAGGGCAAAGCTTCCGAAAGGCCGTGGAACATGGCCGGCGATATGGATGATGAGCGAAAAGATGAAGAAATGGCCGGATGATGGTGAACTGGATATCATGGAACATGTGGGTTTTAATCAGGGTTATATTCATGCATCAGTGCATACCAAAAAATATAATCATATCAAGGGAACACAGAAAACAGATACTCTTTTTGTAAAAGATGTAAGCGAGAAGTTTCATGTGTATAAAGCAGACTGGACGCCGGAAAAAATAGAGGTTTATATAGACGATCAGAAATTTTTTACCTATGAGAATAAAGAAAAAACCTACGAGGCATGGCCATTTGATCAGCCTTATTTTATCATTTTGAACCTTGCAGTTGGTGGTTTCTGGGGCGGAAAAGAGGGAATTGATGATCAGATTTTTCCACAAAAGTATTATATAGACTACGTAAGAGTCTATCAAAATAAATAATGAAATAGAGGACAATGAGTCCGGAAATAGAAAGAAATTATGAGAAAACTAATTGTAAGTTGTTTTGTAGTAGGCGTTGTCGTCAATGTCAGTGGCCAGAATTACTGGAAGAAAAATGCAGGAAAAACAGCTAAGGTAATCCTTACCAACTCCAAAGTAAATGAAAAGATGGTGGACAAAGGCGCAGTAAAGTTTGAGCAGTTTGGACAGCCCAAAGAAACAGAAGCCTGTATTTTTGTAGCTCCTAATTTTAAATATCAGAAACTGATAGGTATTGGAGGTGCTATTACAGATGCTTCTGCAGAAACCTTTTATAAGATGCCAAAGAACAAACAGAAAGAAATCCTGGACGCTTACTTTGGTAAAAACGGATTGGGTTATACTGTTGTCCGTACCAATATGAATTCATGTGATTTCTCTAGTGATTCCTATACTTATGTGGAAGATAATGACACCGCTCTGAAAACTTTCAACGTTGCACATGATGAGAAATATAAGATCCCAATGATCAAGGAAGCACAGAAAGCGATAGGAAATAATTTTACATTTTATTTCTCTCCGTGGAGTCCGCCAGCCTGGATGAAGTCTAACAAAAGCTTATACAAAGGTGGAAGACTGGAAAATCAGTATTACCAGACCTGGGCAGATTATTATATAAAATTCATTAAAGAATATGAAAAAAGAGGAATCAATGTCTGGGGATTAACCGTTCAGAATGAGCCAATGGCAACTCAGAGCTGGGAATCATGTATTTATACCGCTGAGGAAGAAGGTGAGTTCTTAAAAAAGAATCTCGGGCCTACACTTTGGAAAAACGGATATAAAGATAAACAGGTAATGATCTGGGATCACAACAGAGACCTGATCTATCAAAGAGCGACTACAACTTTAAGCGATCCTGAAACGTCAAAATACGCCCACGGAATTGGTTATCACTGGTATGAAACCTGGAATAATAAAACTCAGCTTTTTGACAATTTAGCAGAAACACACAGAGCTTTTCCGGATAAATTTCTGGCTTTTACTGAAGGATGCAAAGAACAGTTTAGCATGGACAGGATTTATGATGTAAGCCTGGGAGAACTGTACAGCAAAAATATGTTGAATGACTTCAATAAAGGAAATGCATTATGGACAGACTGGAATATCCTGCTGGATGAAACGGGTGGTCCCAATCATAAAGGAAATTTCTGCTTTGCACCGATTATTGCCGATACCAAAACAGGAGAAGTCTTTTATACCTATGAATATTATTATATAGGCCATGTTTCAAAGTACATTAAACCCAATGCTCAGAGAATTGGAAGTTCTTCCAACAGAGCTGCTTTAACATCTTCTGCTTTTATGAATGAAAACGGGCAACTGGTAACGGTCATTATGAATGATTCAGAAAATGATATCGAAACAAATCTCTGGATAGAAGGGATGGCAGCTAAATTAACAGCGCCTGCACATTCTATACAGACCGTAATTTTATAACTTCATATTAATATATTATTTTAACGATCATCGGCGGGCTCTAAGAGCCCGCCGATGTTGTTGTATTGAGAATGATCTTTTGAGAGATTACTCAAGATCATATTTGCTGATTACTTTCTGAGTAACTCCTGAACTGCTGAAACCTCCATCGTGGAAAAGATTCTGCATCGTTACTTTTTTAGTCAGATCAGAGAAAAGAGTAACACAGTAATCTGCGCACTCAAGAGCAGTGGCATTTCCAAGTGGAGACATATCCTCTGCATAACCCAGGAATCCTCCGAAACCTTTTACACCGCTACCGGCAGTAGTCATTGTAGGAGACTGAGAAACCGTATTTACACGTACTTTTCTTTCTCCCCAATAATTTCCGAAAGTTCTTGCGATACTTTCCAGATAAGCTTTGTTATCAGACATATCATTATAGTCCGGGAAAGTTCTCTGAGCGGCAATATAGCTAAGAGCCAAAATACTTCCCCACTCATTCATGCAGTCTTTTTCCCAAGCCACACGCATTACCTTATGGAAAGAAACCGCTGAAATATCCCAGCCTTTTTCCAACCAGTCATAATTCATTTCTGTATAATGTTTTCCTTTTCTTACATTTACGGACATGCCTATAGAATGAAGGATAAAATCTATTTTGCCGAATTTTGCTGTTGCAGCATCAAAAAGTTTTTCAAGATCTTCTATAGATGTAGCATCTGCAGCGATCACTTCAGAACCGGTTTTTTCTGCTAAACCATTAAGTTCTCCCATTCTCAAAGCGATAGGTGCATTAGATAAGATGAACTCTGCACCTTCCTCATGACATCTTTCAGCAACTTTCCATGCGATAGATTGTTCATTAAGGGCTCCAAATATAATCCCCTTTTTGCCTTTAAGTAAACCGTATGACATAATTTTTTAATGTTTATTGAAATACAAATGTAGCAATAATTGTGGTTATGACATAATAAAAATGGAGCCTTATCAATTTAAGACTCCATTTTCTTGAAAATATTTATATGACTGAATTTTTAATTGGTTTTCTTGTTCCATTCTGCTTTTACATCCTCTGCAGCATCTTTAGTTTTTTCCCACGCTTCATCTGCTTTATCCTTAATGTCTTCCCAGGCATCCGATACATTAGCTTTTACCCTGTCTAGCCAGTCTTCCTGATTAGCTTCCTCATCATTGCTTCGCTTTTCATTGATATAATCCTTGGCTTTATCTGCCAATTCATTGATTTTCCATTTGGTTTTATCCGTTGCATTCTGTAAAGAATTTTCTACATTGTTTACTGCATTTTCCGCTTTGTTATAATCCGAATTGTTCATAATATATAAATTTAAGTTTGGTATACCAGTAATTAAACAATAACCATTCCTAAAATCAGGCGTTTCTGTTAAAATTTTCATAATTTTTTCCTAAATACTAATTCATTATAAGTATATAGTACCATAACTAAGAAAAAAAATCGCTTCGGTTGATAAGAAATAATCGCCTTACAGAATATATTATAATGAAGATTGAGGAAATGCTTTTTGTGATGACAAAACAGCATTTAAATTCCTTAACGTTAAATGTTTCCGGTGGGACTAAAAATTGCAGTTATAAATATATTATCTCATTAATGATCCTGGTATAGTACGGGATTTAGTGATAAAGCTGTTTTTAAATTATTTCAATTATTATATATGCAACGAGGTTACTATTGAACATTCCTGTGGACTTATTCCAGAATATTATTTCATAATAACTCAATTGATCTGAAGCGTTTTTAGAACGTCAGGTTGTATGAATTTCATTATGAATAAAGAATTGGAGATCTGTAAAAGTTGAAACAGGTTCAATATAAAACCTATTGATAATATACTGTAAACATCGCTGCTGCGGAGATTTCTGATTATATTTTAGCAAAAAAAAAAGAGAGGCTCTAAATTGGTTGGTTTTGTAAAGATTTTTACAAATATGAAGGATAGGAAAATCCCGAATTATCATATAAAAGACTGATTTATCATAAAATAAAATGTTTTGTTTTATTCAATAATAAGTGATGTTTTTTATTAATAATGTAACGGTTAAATAAGCGTTTGGAAATGATGGTACGTAAAATGTTCATGAATGCTTAATATATAACTTGCTGATATTTAAATATTTTTCATTGTTTGGTGACTAAATTGCACTTTATTCACACCGTGGTGTTTTTAATTGTGATATTTGTAATTTAATTGCGATTTTATTAAAATATTGTATATTTGCAACCGCAAAAAATGTGTGTAATGCCAGGAAAATACAAATTTCAAGTAAGTCTTCTTTTTTTTCTAATTAGCTGTTTTATATATGCTCAGGTTGGGATTGGTACTCCTCAACCAGACAGTTCAGCAATGCTTCAGGTAAACTCAAAAAATAAAGGAGTACTTCTTCCAAGTATTGCACTGAATTCATCTACAGACAATGTAACGGTACCATCTCCGGCTGATGGACTTGTTGTATGGAATAATGGGAATGGAAATCTGAAAGAAGCTGGATTTTATTACTGGTTTGAAGCGAAATGGAATAATATTCTAATTAATATAGGAGGGACCACCAAAGTTGATAATGGAACAAGCTGGGATCTTACAGGAACAAATGTTGGAAATTTTGGGGGGGCAAATACCAATCTTGCATTGGGAACAAAAACATATGATGATCTGATCTTTAAGGTAAATTCAAAAATTGCAGGCAGACTGGGGGTTGATAATTCTGTAAGTCTGGGATTAGGGGCCGATGCAGCCCAGAACGGTATTGCTATCGGGAGTTCAAACTCAGCTTTTCAGGGGATATCAATTGGAAGTGCCGCTTCTTCTTTTAATGAAGCTTTAGCAATAGGAAATAAAGCTGCTGCTGCCAGTTTCAGATCTACAGCAATTGGTTATCATGCCCAGACCAGTAAAAATGAATCTGTTGCTATTGGAAATGAATCTTCTGCCGGAGGATTTCAGTCCATAGCGTTGGGATATAATGCAAAAACAAATACGAATAGTGAAACAGCTTTAGGATATAATGCTGTCACCAATAGTCAGAATTCAACTGCTTTAGGCTCGGGAGCAAATGCGTTGGGACAGTATTCAACTGCAGTAGGATATGGAGCAACGACCTCACAGGCCAATGCAATTGTATTGGGGAATAATAATGCAAGTGTAGGGATTGGTACTGAAGCTCCTAATGTTTCCGCAAAACTTGACGTAAACGGACAATTTAAACTGGGAGAGAAAGGAAGCATACAGAAAAGCCAGATCAGTTTTGAAGTATGGCCGGGAGTCTCTATCAGCAATATTCCTCCGGGGAAATTTGCGACGCTTGATATCCCAGTTCCTGCAGGATTTCAACCGGGTTCTTCCAGAGCTGTGGTGATTGTTTCTCCAGCCGGAGATTTTGCAGGTAATTCAACCTTCTCGATTTCTAATCCGAGATTGACTTCAACTTCCAGTATTACGGTTAACCTTACTAATATTTCAGGAAGCGCAGGAAGTTTGTACTCAGGACATTTCTATGTGATGATCAATGAGTTTTAATTTAGATAATAAATTTTTATTATAGTTGATATGGTGTTAAGGGCTTCCAAAAAGGAAGTCCTTTTTATATCACCTGAATATTGATGGTTTTTAAAAATTGAATAGATGTATATTCAAGAGGGACGGGCTTTAGCACGTTTTTAAATAATACAAATTAGCCGAAGCCTATCAAAAATAAGAGCTATCCTCAACGAGAATAGCTCTTTATATGTAATATGTGTACAATATTTATTTAATAATTCTGTCCAGTACCCATGTAATCAGGTTTTTTTCAGAAGCATGGTGATCCGCAGAGAATTCTCCACGTCTTCTGTTTGCAATTACATTATTTACTGTAATTGCTTTGTGGCCTAATAATTTTGAAAGTGCATAGATAGCAGAAGTTTCCATTTCGAAGTTGGTGATTCCAAGGTCATTCAATGTTTCAAGGAATTGATCATCTACCGCTTTTAGACGAAGCTGTCTCCCTTGTGGAGCATAAAACCCGGGGAACGTTGCCGTATTACCGTGATATTTGGCATCTTTATAATATTCACCCATTTCTTCCGCCCAGTCTGAGAAGTAAAGCATAGGCTTAATTTTTTCATATGGGAATTTCTCCACGAAATTTTTAGAGAACTCATTCTCGAAACTGTAATCCTGGTAGAAATGCATAAGACCATCCAGTCCTACTACGTTTTGAGTAACAAGCATATTGTCTACCTGTACATCAGGGTTTACACTTCCACATGTTCCCATACGGAAAAGCTCAAGAGCTTTATGTTCAGTTTTGA
This genomic window from Chryseobacterium sp. MEBOG06 contains:
- a CDS encoding glycoside hydrolase family 3 N-terminal domain-containing protein, which gives rise to MKRAYFLLAFSTFGMNAYGQKTVDQKVAELLSQMTLEEKVGQMVQYSGFEYATGPQHSNSAAVLEEIKKGKVGSMLNVAGAEETKAFQKLAAQSRLKIPLLFGQDVIHGYRTTFPVNLGQAASWDLRMIEKSERIAATEASAYGIHWTFAPMVDIARDPRWGRVMEGSGEDTYLGTKIGLARIKGFQGKGLGNIDAVMACAKHFAAYGAAVGGRDYNSVDMSLRQLNETYLPPFKAAAEAGVATFMNSFNDINGIPATASKYLQRDLLKGKWNYKGFVVSDWGSIGEMIPHGYAKDAGEAAERAIFGGSDMDMESRVYIAELPKLAKEGKVDLKLIDDAAGRILTKKFEMGLFDDPYRFSNEKRQKEQTDNLENRKFGREFGSKSIVLLKNQGNILPLSKTVKTVALIGPFGKETVANHGFWSIAFKDDNQRIVSQFDGIKNQLDKNSTLLYAKGCNVDDQDKTLFAEAVETAKKADVVIMTLGEGHAMSGEAKSRSNIGFSGVQEDLLVEIAKTGKPIVLMINAGRPLIFNWAADHTPAIIYTWWLGTEAGNSIADVLFGTVNPGGKLPMSFPRTEGQIPVYYNHYNTGRPAKNNTDRNYVSAYIDLDNDPKFPFGYGLSYTDFKYSDMILNSTNLKGNQKLNISVTVSNTGQYDGDEVVQLYIRDLFGKVVRPVKELKGFEKIFIKKGESKKIDFTLTPEDLKFFDEDLNFDWEGGEFDIMVGTNSQNVQTKRINWVK
- a CDS encoding family 16 glycosylhydrolase → MKNKLRNTIQFCAAAIVVLSAVNCASNKADSARKLIWSDEFNGKGLPDSLKWNYDVGGSGYGNSEAQFYTKDRLENARMENGNLVIEARKENWDNNKYTSARLLTKGKFSFQYGTIEVRAKLPKGRGTWPAIWMMSEKMKKWPDDGELDIMEHVGFNQGYIHASVHTKKYNHIKGTQKTDTLFVKDVSEKFHVYKADWTPEKIEVYIDDQKFFTYENKEKTYEAWPFDQPYFIILNLAVGGFWGGKEGIDDQIFPQKYYIDYVRVYQNK
- a CDS encoding glycoside hydrolase family 30 protein, translated to MRKLIVSCFVVGVVVNVSGQNYWKKNAGKTAKVILTNSKVNEKMVDKGAVKFEQFGQPKETEACIFVAPNFKYQKLIGIGGAITDASAETFYKMPKNKQKEILDAYFGKNGLGYTVVRTNMNSCDFSSDSYTYVEDNDTALKTFNVAHDEKYKIPMIKEAQKAIGNNFTFYFSPWSPPAWMKSNKSLYKGGRLENQYYQTWADYYIKFIKEYEKRGINVWGLTVQNEPMATQSWESCIYTAEEEGEFLKKNLGPTLWKNGYKDKQVMIWDHNRDLIYQRATTTLSDPETSKYAHGIGYHWYETWNNKTQLFDNLAETHRAFPDKFLAFTEGCKEQFSMDRIYDVSLGELYSKNMLNDFNKGNALWTDWNILLDETGGPNHKGNFCFAPIIADTKTGEVFYTYEYYYIGHVSKYIKPNAQRIGSSSNRAALTSSAFMNENGQLVTVIMNDSENDIETNLWIEGMAAKLTAPAHSIQTVIL
- a CDS encoding enoyl-ACP reductase, whose protein sequence is MSYGLLKGKKGIIFGALNEQSIAWKVAERCHEEGAEFILSNAPIALRMGELNGLAEKTGSEVIAADATSIEDLEKLFDAATAKFGKIDFILHSIGMSVNVRKGKHYTEMNYDWLEKGWDISAVSFHKVMRVAWEKDCMNEWGSILALSYIAAQRTFPDYNDMSDNKAYLESIARTFGNYWGERKVRVNTVSQSPTMTTAGSGVKGFGGFLGYAEDMSPLGNATALECADYCVTLFSDLTKKVTMQNLFHDGGFSSSGVTQKVISKYDLE
- a CDS encoding nucleoside phosphorylase, yielding MLNKLAASELVLNEDGSVYHLNLLPEDIADKIILVGDPDRVAKVSKYFDTVEIKKNKREFYTHTGTLRGERITVMSTGIGTENIDIVMNELDALVNIDLKNKEFKTEHKALELFRMGTCGSVNPDVQVDNMLVTQNVVGLDGLMHFYQDYSFENEFSKNFVEKFPYEKIKPMLYFSDWAEEMGEYYKDAKYHGNTATFPGFYAPQGRQLRLKAVDDQFLETLNDLGITNFEMETSAIYALSKLLGHKAITVNNVIANRRRGEFSADHHASEKNLITWVLDRIIK